CAAAACCTCTTTCTATCTTTTTTTTTCATACAAGAACACTTTGGGAATTTATCACCGCGGGGACCATGGATCATGTGCCTCAGAACCACAGCTCTTAGGTGAGGGTTGTCATGCGACAGAATTTCAGCTGCAACATATTGATCAAATTTTTCAGGTGTTGTAATTTTGTATGCTAGTAAAAGAATGGTGAGGAAGTGTGCATGGGGTAAGCCACGCTTCTGAAACTCAACTACATTAATCATAGCGGCCACTTCTCCGATTAtcttcttttctttgatttgttttcGGAGCAATGTTAGTTTAGCATGGAATACCCGTGCCAACAGATCAGGCCTATTTTGTGCTTGTTCACCAGCAGAAAGTTCTGCTTTGATTTCAGGCCAGTTTGGATTGCATGTCATAGTTATGAATAGATCTGGCTTCCCATATTTCTGGACAAGAGCCATTGCATTTAAATACTTCTTCCTCATATCCCTAGGCCCGCCTAGGAAAGAAGGCGGCAACACAATTCGCTTCCCGACGTTACATGCACTGTTTTCTTCTAGTTCCAGTGTATCTATAATTCCTTGATACAGGTCTGCTCGAATAGCATCTTGATTGCACCGTAAGAAATCCAGGCGCGTATGTTAAATTTTCACATACATGTCCACAATATATTGCTGGAACAACCTCCCTCCACGAAGAACCATGTTGCCAGGTCTTATTTGGAACTTGTAGGCGTAATATTACCGGCAAGAAATCCGCTTATCAGCTCTGGTTCATCTTCTAGCTGCGTCTGGTTATTTATAGTTCAACAGTTAGCATAAAGAAAGAAACAACTCCAAATTAAAAATGGCTATAACAGACACTTACTTGCAATTTTTGCCTGAACAAGAGATTCAGGCCCCTCGTCTACAAGCGTTGCAATTGGAAATGTCGAATTTGTTTCCCTGTCAAAGGTTGGGCTTGACAACTTATTTAAACCTTGATGCCACCCACTGTCTCCTTTGGGCAATAAAAGAGGATACTGAAGAGGATCATAGCAGCCATAAAAATGTTTTATGCTATGGTTATGTGCACCTCTCCCATACGCAATTATTTGTGGCCCTTCATTTCCCTGCATTGCTGTTGTATCTGCCCACACAGCTGCCACTTCATCAGATGTAGGTGTATTATACACCCTCTGGTCTTGACTTGGATCAGTGCTCAACACAATCCTAGTATTCTCAGTGACCTCAACCTCCTTCAGTGATCTAAAGAATTTGCCATATGGATTGTCATCCATCAGGCCCATGAGAAGAGTGATTGTTTCTTCAGTTAAGTTAGGGAACAATCCTAGCCGGTTTTCCTTTTCATGTTGGCCATCATAAAAGTACAACTGTAGGTACCTTGGAATACTATCCATGGGTATTAAATCCGGTAATAAATGATAAACCTAGCCTTGTGCCTTGAACACATAAATCCCTTTATACTTCTCTGAGCTAAAAGTTCCTCCTAAAGAGCTGAAAGCAAAAAGATTATTATACAACCTTGAATATGTTTGGAAATGCATCGACTGCTCATCCCTAATAGTATATAGTTTGAGCAGTTCCTCTGGATATTCATTAAATGCCAAGTTGATATCACCATTGCAACAACAAAGACCTGGTGCCTCATACTGGAATTTTTTGGCTCCACAGTGAACACAATATGTTGTTGGCTTTAACTTTGCAGCTTCTGATGGCAGTGGTTTGCCTCCCAATGCATCTGGTGGTTCTGTTACAGAAACACATTTATCAACATACACCTCTTGTTTTTTCTTTCAATATATTGAGATGAATGTTTTGAGTTAAGGTTTGTCTACGTCCTTACTTTTTTGGGATTTGCATCGCTTTTTGGGGGCTTTGTTTGTTTCCTTTGTTGTTGGTCGTTCTGTTGGTTGTGTTCTGCGAGACCTATATGCTTGGGTTGTATTTTCTTCCACTGCAACTGCAGCAGTACCTGATAAATATGACATGGACGTTACGCCTTTTTTGGCTATCCCCTGGATTCCTGGCCTGTAAAGTTTTAAAAGTAATACTTTAAGTTATGAAAGTTCACGTGTCCTGCGCCTTGTTGATTTGGCCCTTTTGCTGCCGCTGGTTCCCACTTTTTCTGGCTCATCCCGATCTTTCTTTACAGTCCTCCTTGATCGATAAGGCTTGATGTTGGTTACCGATACGTCTTGCGTCGGATTTCCCAACTGCAAATCGTTCAACGACTGGTTTGTAGGATGTCCCTCTACAACCGAGAAGTTATCTGATACATAGCCCAAGTATATCCCTCTTAGATCTCCGCTAATTTAGTTCAGTATATTGCACAATTTCTAAAGGCATGGTCTGGTATTCGAAAGTTCACCTGGTATATTCTTTGTTGATCTTTGCCGTTTACCACGACTTGCCCCTACACTTCCTGTTTCCTACTGTGCTGGTTGTCCTGTTCCTACAAATCCTAAAGGAAGGCTGTCGTTCCCCTCAGTGTTTGTTTTGTGAGAAACTGAAGCGCGCGCAAATACATTTACAAAAAATGCTGGTTTCagattttcctttctttttaacGACAAAATCCAACTGCTAAGAAGGCAATGTTTTGTTCACGCAGTCTAACCTGGGGTACTTGTGGGTCGCCTGCATCGTTTGCTGCTAGTGTTCCCATCGGCCACAGAGTCTACCTGAACAGGATTCCCTGTCCTCCTAGATCGAAAATCACGACTGTTCGTTTGCACTGCAATTTCATCGGTATTCACCGAAAGCCTCTTTCCAGTTGGACGCCCTCTTTTAATTGCTTTTGTAGGTACTGCACCATCATAGTGACCCCACATAAAAATTACCAGGCAAGTGGCTATCTTTTAGGACAAAATAATTATGTACAGAAATAACATCCATTAGGTATGTGCAGCTCACAATGATTTCCTGATTTCTCTTCTTCAGATAGGTTTTTTCAGAATATATTGTGAAGATATCTGTACAGTTTCAACTTAAACATGAGTAAATATTAACTTTGATTAGCAAATTCCAACTCAAGTTACGGCGTTACACTCCTGCTACACCAAAGGACCAACATCTTATTTACAAAGTAGTTTAAAAGCACAAATCCTAAACTAACTATTCACTCACCTACATCACCAGGATAATCCATCTTCCAATAACGAAATCTGCAAGGTCTACAGCAAATCAACAGGCCATTGTCACTGTAAACCTGCATGAACATGTAAAATCTTTATGTATACTGACACATGACCTATACTTCATTTAAGTACTACGCAGCGCTTAATTATCACATAGGTATTATTCGCAATTCATTTATACAAACATTGATCCGTGACTCTCAACAATCAACTATGGCTGAATTATAATAGAGGAGATTTGTATTAATCCAAGACTGCCTCACCTATTCCTTAACTACTTTTAAAATGCTTTTAAAAACAATTTATTTGTTCATCACTTGTTATATCTGGCTATTTACGCAATTTCATACCTCAATTTGATAATTGCGTATACTATTGATTGTTCATTGCCAACAATTTTACCCCGGGTGTTTAGATGGACACACCAATTGGTCCCACTACAACAAGTTGTATCTTCACTAaatcattttaaggaaaacatgCTAAAGATTAACACAAACCAAAAGAAACACATTACAAGAATCAGAACAAGGCAAACTATTAACTTCAAAGGATTACAAGTGACCGAATAACAACATAAGCTTTTTTTATTAATCCACTTAGCTTCAACCATTATACAATTACAACTTAGGAGTACCCATAACACCCAACAAGCACAATAAAATTAAGGCTACATCTAAATAATCCATTACACAGACCAAAAGGAATCACACTCAGTGATAACACATCAGCCTCTTTTTCAGTTACAAGCAATACATCTGATTACAAAATACGCCTATCCATTAAAAGGCATTTTAGCAAACATCCACCAACAGATACCCAAAAAGGTGAATGGAACAGACATTACATATGTCCAGACCGGATAACATAGGCCGGACCTTCAGGGGTGCTACACTCACCTGCAATAAACAGAGGTACTGATTCCAAGTCTGAAGGAGCGCAAACATTGTTTGCATTTACAGAAAAGTACCTCCCTCTTTGAAGCCCACACTGAATCTGTGAATACCTTATCCTATTGAAGTTGGCATCCTTTACAATAAAGCCATAAACGGATTGGAAATAAGTAATGGCTTTCCTAGCCAAACTCTGCCTTGCCTTGTCAACAGTTTCCAAGCTGTCCCCAATAAAGTACCTTTCTCTCGACGGTTCATTTGCATAAGTAACTGTGAAACAACAAACATAACGACCATCTGGCTGTGTTATGAAGTCCATTTCATCAACATTAATGTGATATGTGGCCACTATTTGTAGCCAAATATCCCACAAGTCAGCAGTTACTATCTAAGGCAACGAACTGGGCACAACACTTGGTTTTCTTTGACAGGACTTCAACCATTGGTCTGACGACTCCCACTCAGGATATTGCAGTGCTTCTCGTTTCCTCTTGAAGAAGGCACAACAGGCCATATACATTTCATGCCTCTCCAGGTTAACGTCATCCACAACAATCTGTTTTTTTCTGAACAAGGTAATCTATGGCTTGTTCAGCAGCCTGTTCTTCAGATTCAGCCAAGCATTGTCTCTTCTCTCCCTGAAAGAAGCAAGCTGCAGGACCAGAACCACGCCTAAGCACTAAATTTGCTTGATTGAGCTCCAAGTTTCGTGGACTATATATAGGTTCAGGCCAGCCCATTGTTCTAGCTGTTTCAGATAAAAGTGTTCGGAAAGAAACACTGAATTCCCTCTTCTCCTCATCCATCTCCTAAAAACCTGTAAAGGCAGTTCATAAAATGCAACTTTAAAGCAAACAAGGCATCCCACTATCACAACGTCCAACAGATAAATGGTTTGCCGTAAGACAAAATAGCTATGCAAACCGCCGCGGACACACCAGTACAAAAACAACCTCTCCAAAGCATATTATCCCTGTATTCCCACCGTTTACATGTCGACACCTCCCTTTATACACCCTCAACTGTCCACTGCAAAAGCACATATGTGCAATAAAAGTACCTACCAACTTCAGAGACACCATGATCCACACTAAAACCCAGGAGACCACAAGCGAAATCAAATGACACCCATAGAACCAAAgcacccccccccctcccccaaaCCAAATCTATATTAGATAAAGACGACCTACTACTCAAAGTACTGCCTAATAGACGTCTTATACTATTCGCTGATCAAGTGCGTTAGGCTAAACACGACGAAAGAGCCAACCCCTTTGTTAAGGGGCTCATCTACTTAGTAAACTAATAGGCTGAATGACCATCTTAAGGTCGCGACATAACCATCCCAGTAAAACTCAGTAACCTTttttcaaaatcaaaagaaatcaccAGCAACCATACTGTCACTAAGTTAGTCATCAAAGAATTTCGCCGTACAACAAAAACTAACAATGCACAGTTAGCTAATCAATGAGAACCTGACACAATTTGTAATAAAAGAACACTTAACCAAgtttttttatatttaattatttccACCATCCGAAAGTGTTGTCCCCAACTATTACATACATTCAGCCAACCATGAATTTACAACTACAGTACATGCAAACGCAGGAAACTATTTAGTAACATACACACAAAGCTACCACAAAAAGCCAAACAGTACTATGAAATATAAGATCTATTACACAAGCTATTAAATGCAAAATAATAACACACACGCACAACCACAGCAACATGCATCTTAATGTCATTCTCACTCATAAATGACCACAACAACAGAAACTCATGCATGACACTATTTAACAAAAaccaacaacattcaccaaaccTGATAGAAAAAGCACAAACTTTTTAAAACGGTCACCACACTCCTAAATACCACATACTCACAcgcacaaaaaaacaaaaataacagaAGTCCAAAAAGAATCCACAAAATAGCGAGGGTGTCAGCACCTCACAATAAATCTGCTCCTTCGTGTCTTCAGAATTTTCCACCTGCAACAGCATTAAACATATCAGCACAAGCAAAGTAAATAAGATTCTAAAGAAAGTATTTCAGGATACTAAAGTACAAGAAAGTTAATTGCAAGACCGAATTCAGATTAATAAAGTCCAATAAAGTTAATTGCAGAACCACTAAAGGATGGAGAAATATTTTACACACTAATTTAAGAGCACATGGTTCTCTATATATAATAACTATCCACCATCATAATCCCTGCCAAATACTGTTCAATATTAGTACAGTTACATCATCAAACCATACCTCCATTAATTACCTCCCATGCTTTGAGTGTAAGTTTACACTAAAGTCACCTCACCTTACATGAACTTCCTTTCAATCAGCGATTATTTACCACAAATACACTCTACCCACTAATTTCAGTTTAATCCATCAGTCCTCGAAAAAATGTCAGAACAACCTAACACACCATAAACCCCAACTACAACCCCTTGACCAAGTCTTAATTAGGCAACTGTAAGTCACACAATTACTTATAAAGTTAGACCTCGTTTGCGATAAAAATACAAAGGTGAATCGTTAATGCaaataattttaatttaaagcattataacaacaataacaacactaACAAGGTACATATCCGGATGCAAGCATGTTAAACATATTCTCATAAATGATCATTTGTGAACGAAATAGATTTAAAGTACCAATCTTCATACGACAATGGTTGCAACCATTAATTTTAATGACCAGCTTACAACTAACAACTATTGCAACCACTAATACTATCAAACTCCTACGTTAATCACGCTAATAACTATAATCCAGCGGTacttatgtaatactccgtatttatgagtcgtggggtactctatcgagtaggccttactctgtcgagtaagggagttttgcgaaataaaatagtttctgacctgttgggtactcgatcgagtaactacgatactcgatcgagtaggggggtactcgatcgagtacatgggctactcgatcgagtagccggttttcgGGGGttattttctcgggttttgttaattatgcgattaaggtatataatcttttcgtcattcattctaatcacttttctaaaacctaaatcactgtgagaagagaaagcaaactacgttcatcaccttaatcgcattgttaacaaatcccggagcttggaaggtcggatttcacttgtctttacaccgttgtaatccttgcgtcgagggtaagacctttataccatttttattatatttcgtcaaagttagttaaaccctaatattgggaattgggggttttgtggtgttatgtgcatagtagtaattatgtgcttgtataattaggaggaggattcgcagaggaagctttttgacttcagctgtgagatcgtctgactattgtgctttccaggtagggtttccctactcggtattacttacatgtggtgtggtgttgtctttgtaattagtataattggttgattcgagacgatgttgtgattgtgattgtgattgtttgtctgtggttctcgagatgcgttctcggctgagtggagtcacttgcgcgagtggcttcacgccctagtttcgcccttcgtggaacccgccacggaaggggatgtgcacattaatgggacggggttatcgctcggtatgatgagcggggcttaggtgggaacggctgcggtccccccagcgcggctggtccggtggacgatcggagacggagatggagtggagtgcttgatcgtgtatgattgtttgagttgtgttaATTCTTGTATTGTTAATTATACCTCTTGTGTAAATAATCGACCCCggttaatgttttaaaactgcggtgatccattcggggatggtgagcaggtatgacatgagtcttgggatatttgggattgccatgatcggatgatagaagtcttccatttgtagcctATTAGTTTTATAGACATTTCGATTAGTTCAAAGAGCAgtagttttgagaacatgtattagtatttggtttggtttttggattgtaacctttcgctaaagtattactatttaaatatcgtttcattattgtttatttgattatcattgcctcgggtaaccgagatggtaacgtccttatacctgagtggtcctggtaaggcacttggagtatgggggtgttacaaaatggtatcagagagacgatcttgaaacctgtaaccaatgaacccaatgaatatagggagtcaattaaaatgaacccggggtaaaggttgtaggagctaatgcaaaggcttgggagacgtcctaaagtcgcgaacacgccctacaattttgaaccggtcacatggggggggggggaatcTGTTGCGtcatatgtgttgtttgttcgctggtgtgtggatgtgatgaggtGTGTTGTAAATGTgagatgtttgaagtagaagttgagaatatgaatgaaattgaagagatatatatatatatatatagaactgtGTTGGAATGAGGAGCATGTTGAgtgattactatgtggcattaataacatgatataattgtttgTTAATCTCATGAGCagttgagtagcatagtatgcATAATTAAGAAATGATATCGTATTTATAAGTTGTTTTACATGTTAGAATAtgttatagcatgcgggtagcatattcgagttagcatgactcgttcgagtgggactgacttgatcgggtggttTTTTGACGTTTTTACgaccagaatcgagttttagggtactcgatcgagtaactaggggtactcgatcgagtagggggtcactcgatcgagtagcctggctactcggccgagtatgttagaggtcagaagatCTGTTTGTGTTCTGGAgtcgagctactcgatcgagtatgggaggcactcgatcgagtagcctcttacttgatcgagtaggttgggacactcgatcgagtagcacctgggtagcctgttttcgtgttttgaggtttagtacatgtgtttatgtctaccctttcttatatatagcttcaagatgccgcctaagagaaacgcttactatgcgagagctgagaccatgaacacggatgatattgttaagatgttggagcatcaggatgctcttactgaggccttaaagaaagtgaataaggataaggaggttgatcactctaagatcagcctttacatagctaggttcaacccaaaggagtacaaagggaccggggaaccaaaccttcttgacaactggcatcgtgagatggagaatatcttggACTGGTTcattgtccgatgagatgagagtagagcaagctgcgttctatACGAGAGAGGcggtggtgagtggtgggataaggtgaaagtgagtgcagagagatgtatgctaaccaaggcttacctgctataccttgggatgagttccgtagggccatgagaaaagagtttgtgccagagcatgtgagaagaaagctgagagaggagttcgatgggttcaagatgacatctgacatgtctgtggctgagtactataagcagtttaatgagaagtctaggtatgcgaggacatggggttgagtgatgagaatgcggcgttgaggtttgagaggggttgaccactaggatcatggataagctccctgtaggagtccttgcgatgttaaggacgcttatgagagagctgggagggccgagaggttagtggagatggctcggggaGAGGtcggtgttgagaaaagaaaggtgagagtgagggtggtggccaatctagtcataagaaaggcaaccacaatcaagctaagggtTTTCTCTTTGGGTCGGgggtttagtgttggggcttccttcgGGCATGGCCGTGGGGGTAGCGATAACGGTTGGGGTATGACTTGCTTTGGGCGTGGCGGTgtcggccacaagagacatgagtgcacgagtgtgctCGGAGCTTTCGGGGGGACGGGTCGGGAAGTTATTCTCGGGGACCGgcacgagttatgcgagcaacggaccaagtgggtcatggtctaaccgggggagcgagctatcgagtggaggtaaccgcaacggcggtaattcttatcagaaaccaactacgaacaacaacaacaatcaggggtcgggtgctaagccggccacatcagccagtactgtccagggaggtggacagaagaccagtggaaagctgttcatgatggacaagaaaccAGCTGaagaggatgcacatgttatcactggtacctttcttgttaacggtattcatacctttgttttttttgattcgggggcttcccagtcgtttatatcatcgagtcatgttaaaaggttgggtttgagagtttacgagtctgtaagtgagaaagtttttataccttagggagagtctgtatcttgtgggaagTTGTTTAGAGacgtgtctatgatagttgggcaagttgatttacctgtagacttgctagagtttccttttaacggttttaagatgatagtcgggatggattggctgggaaagtataaagctaagatagactgtcattaaaagaaagtgtctttgagagggcctaagggtgttagtgtgtcttatcgtgggtttttagtcaaacccaaagttaagttgattgcagctatcacgttgaagtcttatctgaggaagagatgtcctttgatcttgtgccatgtgagagatgaccggatagagagtccgacgattgacgagataccggtggtgggagagtttgccgatgttttttCTGACGAGAttaggggttgccaccgaagagggagatagatttcaccgttgagttgaaaccggggacggggccaatctctaaggcaccgtatcggatgggtcctaaagaaaTGAAGGAGCTCGGGAAGCGATTAGATGAtccgatagagaagggatacattagacctagtgtatcgccgtggggagcaccgattctttttgtgaagaagaaagatgggagtttgaggttgtgcatagattacggagagagtgaaccgagtgacggtgaagaacaagtatcctttgccaaggatagatgacttgtttgatcggttgagtggtgcatcagtcttttccaagattgatttgaggtcggggtaccatcaggtgaagattagagaggtggacataccaaagacagctttcacgtcgaggtatggtcactatgagtatatggtgatgccgtttgggttatctaacgcaccggccgtgtttatggatttgatgaacagaatctttgacggttttggacaagttcgtggtggtgttcatcgatgacatcttagtctactctaagactaaggaagagcatgaggagcatctgaggatcgtgttgcagacgttgagggaccatgagttgtatgctaaactgtccaagtgtgagttctggttggagaaagttgcttttatggggcatgtgatctctaaggaggagTAGGCTGTGGATCCAAAgcaaagattgaggcggtgacaaagtgggaagcaccaaagaatatcggcgagattaggagtttcttgggtttatttggatactacagacggttcgtgaaagatttctccaagatagctagacctatgacagctttgatgaggaaagagaacaggttccgttgggatgagagttgtgagaaagcgttccagacattaaaggagcgtttgaccacagccgggatatagagtttcaggttggggataaggttcttctgaaagtgtctcctatgcgtggtgttatgagatttgggaagaagggcaagctgagtcagaagttcatcggtccttatgagatcttagagcaagttggggaggttgcttaccgtctggctttacctgctgctttagagagagtgcataacgtgtttcatgtatcacagctgcggaagtatgtgagtgacccgtcacatgtgttagaggcagagagcatagaactagatgcgtctttatcatatcttgaggtacctaagcagattcttgaccggaaggttaggaagactaggagtggtgagacagttttgcttaagatcctatgctctaaccacgagacagaggaagctacatgggaggcagaggagatcatgagagagcgctaccctttcctttttgatcaggtatgtttggttacgaggacgtaaccttgtttcttttagggggggtaggagatgatcgcaaagagtttttaagagttttataccctttttatgttgtgtcggtatagttGTTGCCGTTGAGTCAGGTTGAGTTTGAGTTAGTAACAAGTTTTTATATTGAGCTTGTTTCGagtgttgagtcgggagtgtggtagtgtgagtctttgttttgtgttggtttgaacttcggggacgaagttctttttaaggagggaagactgtaatactccgtatttatgagtcgtggggtactctatcgagtaggccttactctgtcgagtaagggagttttgcgaaataaaatagtttctgacctgttgggtactcgatcgagtaactacgatactcgatcgagtaggggggtactcgatcgagtacctgggctactcgatcgagtagccggttttcgAGGGttattttctcgggttttgttaattatgcgattatggtatataatcttttcgtcattcattctaatcacttttctaaaacctaaatcactgtgagaagagaaagcaaactacgttcatcaccttaatcgcattgttaacaaatcccggagcttggaaggtcggatttcacttgtctttacaccgttgtaatccttgcgtcgagggtaagacctttataccgtttttattatatttcgtcaaagttagttaaaccctaatattgggaattgggggttttgtggtgttatgtgcatagtagtaattatgtgcttgtataattaggaggaggattcgcaGAGGAAGCTTTTGACTTGGTTTGTGAGATCGTCGACTATTGTGCTttcggtagggtttccctactcggtattacttacatgtggtgtggtgttgtctttgtaattagtataattggttgattcgagacgatgttgtgattgtgattgtgattgtttgtctgtggttctcgagatgcgttctcggctgagtggagtcacttgcgggagtggcttcacgccctagtttcgcccttcgtggaacccgccacggaaggggatgtgcacattaatgggacggggttatcgctcggtatgatgagcggggcttaggtgggaacggctcgGTCCCCCCCACTTGCGTGggcgggtccggtggacgatcggagacggagatggagtggagtgcttgatcgtgtatgattgtttgagttgtgttaGTTACTGTATTGTTAATTATACCTCTTGTGTAAATAATGCGACCCggttaatgttttaaaactgcggtgatccattcggggatggtgagcagatattgagcggagTATGACatgagtctttgggatatttgggattgccatgatcggatgatagaagtcttccgctatagCCTATTAGTTTTATAGACATTTGATTAGTTCGGT
This sequence is a window from Silene latifolia isolate original U9 population chromosome 8, ASM4854445v1, whole genome shotgun sequence. Protein-coding genes within it:
- the LOC141594965 gene encoding uncharacterized protein LOC141594965 — translated: MDSIPRYLQLYFYDGQHEKENRLGLFPNLTEETITLLMGLMDDNPYGKFFRSLKEVEVTENTRIVLSTDPSQDQRVYNTPTSDEVAAVWADTTAMQGNEGPQIIAYGRGAHNHSIKHFYGCYDPLQYPLLLPKGDSGWHQGLNKLSSPTFDRETNSTFPIATLVDEGPESLVQAKIANAIRADLYQGIIDTLELEENSACNVGKRIVLPPSFLGGPRDMRKKYLNAMALVQKYGKPDLFITMTCNPNWPEIKAELSAGEQAQNRPDLLARVFHAKLTLLRKQIKEKKIIGEVAAMINVVEFQKRGLPHAHFLTILLLAYKITTPEKFDQYVAAEILSHDNPHLRAVVLRHMIHGPRVQPLLVHIPNGQMVRFRENEALEAAASDDARVKTMLTEYFTTNAAIIKGPKYLYSEFPEHFVWNEKLKKWKGRDRGVVIGRVAHASSGEGERYYLRLLLAHVRGPTSFDELLTVNGVCCVSFQEAALKRGILEQDNAAEQCMDEAVQVEMPNALRRLFATILIFSCPENPAEFWEQYYIPLSDDFRK